A single region of the Thioalkalivibrio nitratireducens DSM 14787 genome encodes:
- a CDS encoding DUF2058 domain-containing protein: MAGSLKDQLLKAGVASRKQAKEAELEKRRKQKQGRQRADKEERERAAAIEAARVAKLEKDRQLNEQRKQEQAQRALQAEIRQLAEQHRIDPPENADLRYHFVWENRVRSLWVDAGLRAQLSDGRLALVAVDQAFLLVPAAIAHRIRLRDPNAVVQPESGATDGAPGDDEYADYPVPDDLHW; this comes from the coding sequence ATGGCGGGCTCACTGAAGGATCAATTGCTGAAGGCCGGCGTTGCCAGCAGGAAGCAGGCGAAAGAAGCCGAACTGGAGAAGCGCCGGAAGCAGAAACAGGGCCGGCAGCGGGCCGACAAGGAAGAGCGCGAACGGGCGGCCGCAATCGAGGCAGCGCGCGTGGCGAAGCTGGAGAAAGACCGGCAGCTGAACGAGCAGCGCAAGCAGGAGCAGGCGCAGCGTGCCCTGCAGGCCGAGATCCGGCAACTGGCCGAGCAGCACCGGATCGATCCGCCCGAGAACGCGGACCTGCGCTACCACTTCGTCTGGGAGAACAGGGTCCGTTCGCTGTGGGTCGATGCGGGCCTGCGTGCCCAGCTGTCGGACGGCCGGCTGGCGCTGGTGGCGGTCGATCAGGCGTTTCTTCTCGTGCCCGCTGCGATCGCCCACCGCATCCGGCTCCGGGATCCGAACGCGGTAGTGCAACCCGAGTCCGGGGCCACGGACGGGGCACCCGGCGACGACGAGTACGCGGACTACCCCGTCCCGGACGATCTTCACTGGTAG
- a CDS encoding DUF4198 domain-containing protein has product MSGLIRASMMVALLSLTVTAQAHFQLLYTPQLNHADPATLPFRLVFTHPAGNGAVMDMADPEAFFVVHRGERTDLLGQLKPITWQGAQNQGRAFEAEIPVRRVGDYVFVLTPAPYHEAGEGYIQQFTKTIVNRGGGPSDWNDPVGLPAEILPLVKPYALYTGMLFSGQVLSDGEPVPGAEIEVEFMNHDVILEENNLRAEGHLAFPSPAFETFVIHADANGIFHFALPHAGYWGFSAVEVGPVTEHQGEPLSQEAVIWVQAHELR; this is encoded by the coding sequence ATGTCTGGCTTGATCCGCGCCTCGATGATGGTCGCGTTGCTGTCCCTCACGGTTACCGCCCAGGCCCATTTCCAGTTGCTCTACACGCCGCAGCTCAACCACGCCGACCCGGCCACGCTGCCGTTCAGGCTGGTGTTCACCCACCCCGCCGGCAACGGCGCAGTGATGGACATGGCCGATCCCGAGGCTTTCTTCGTCGTGCATCGGGGCGAACGCACCGACCTGCTCGGGCAACTCAAACCCATCACCTGGCAGGGTGCTCAGAATCAGGGCCGCGCGTTCGAGGCTGAGATCCCGGTGCGGCGCGTCGGCGACTACGTGTTCGTGCTGACCCCGGCGCCGTATCACGAGGCGGGCGAGGGATACATTCAGCAGTTCACCAAGACCATCGTGAACCGGGGCGGCGGACCGTCGGACTGGAACGACCCGGTCGGGCTGCCCGCCGAGATCCTGCCGCTGGTCAAGCCCTACGCGCTGTACACCGGCATGCTCTTCAGCGGCCAGGTTCTCTCGGATGGCGAACCCGTGCCCGGGGCCGAGATCGAGGTCGAGTTCATGAACCACGATGTGATTCTGGAAGAAAACAACCTGCGCGCCGAGGGGCATCTGGCATTCCCGTCGCCGGCCTTCGAGACCTTCGTGATCCATGCCGATGCCAATGGCATCTTCCATTTTGCCCTCCCGCACGCCGGGTACTGGGGCTTCTCGGCCGTCGAGGTCGGCCCCGTCACCGAACACCAGGGCGAGCCTTTGAGCCAGGAGGCAGTGATCTGGGTGCAGGCACATGAGCTCCGTTGA
- a CDS encoding FeoA family protein, producing the protein MSSVEPTRHRHRASGASLRLDRAIPGARCRILRLAARGPVRQRLLDMGLLPGMPVSLVRRAPLGDPLEIRVGDGESFIAIRQAEAEQVHVVPEP; encoded by the coding sequence ATGAGCTCCGTTGAGCCGACTCGGCACCGGCACCGGGCAAGCGGAGCGTCACTCCGCCTGGACCGTGCCATTCCCGGAGCGCGCTGCCGTATCCTGCGCCTGGCCGCGCGCGGCCCGGTGCGGCAGCGCTTGCTCGACATGGGCCTGTTGCCCGGGATGCCGGTATCGCTTGTGCGGCGCGCCCCGCTCGGCGATCCCCTGGAGATCCGGGTCGGGGACGGCGAAAGCTTCATCGCCATCCGCCAGGCAGAAGCGGAACAGGTCCATGTCGTCCCTGAACCGTAA
- the feoB gene encoding ferrous iron transport protein B: MLSQTASSHSVTVGLVGQPNSGKSTLFNALTGLRQHIANYPGVTVEKKTGRLDRNGRRIELVDLPGTYGLSAFSPEERVVSQFLLQDGAQALVNVLDATQLRRGLMLTLQLLEMGLPLIAVLNMSDVAERNRQPVNPERLSAALGVPVVSTVGRRGRGVEPLTQALDDMLDGRVRIATRLPDYGPLEASLTKILEALPDGLRTRWLGLHLLEGESDARSLIGKYLSGEELERVLEVATGQRADFAQRQGISVADHIVGTRDRHALEIEAGCMPGGQPGRIPLSERVDRVVLNRWLAPVFLLATVYAIYHTAIVQGYELTHYTWPLLAGMRNLAAEWLPAAGFLYDPLTRSLALWLIDSVNTLLNYVPIFLILFALIAILEDSGYMARIAFILDRVLHRFGLHGQSTLPFVLGGVFAGGCAVPGVMATRAIPDPRARLATILTVPYMNCLAKVPLYTLLIGIFFVDHKGLMLFFIATITVMVALLVARLLTVSVLRPMETVPFVMEMPRYHLPTVRGVLRPAFDRTWLYIKKVGTIVLAVAVVIFVLLNLPGLSKDERAQFDQRAQVSLQTFHASIAGNPHAERFQDPGILLDALNLSSAYRARRMNLSTPEAIAALDARTEAAHPELFAYIRPGGGDRDVRGIQRALRQLDQERRTLRLEMQETRIVNSLLGRVGRALEPVTQAAGFDWKINVALLSSFAARESSVATLGVLFQQEEGGAQTLEQRMGAAMSHEHAALVALSLIVFFAIYPPCLATAIMVRIQTASTGWMLFSIIFPTVLGLLLASAVYTTGVRYQLDALTMMASFWTTALALLLIIGLWPRRRSTPPPRLAEDTGGA, translated from the coding sequence ATGCTCAGCCAGACCGCGTCGTCCCACTCCGTAACCGTCGGCCTCGTCGGCCAGCCCAACAGCGGCAAGTCCACGCTGTTCAACGCGCTGACCGGCCTGCGCCAGCATATCGCCAACTACCCCGGGGTCACCGTCGAGAAGAAGACCGGCCGGCTCGATCGTAACGGACGGCGGATCGAGCTGGTCGACCTTCCCGGAACCTATGGCCTGAGTGCGTTCTCTCCGGAAGAGCGGGTGGTCAGCCAGTTTCTGCTGCAGGACGGAGCGCAGGCGCTGGTCAATGTCCTGGACGCGACCCAGCTGCGGCGCGGCCTGATGCTGACGCTGCAGCTCCTGGAGATGGGGCTGCCACTGATTGCTGTGCTGAACATGAGCGACGTTGCCGAGCGCAACCGGCAGCCCGTGAACCCCGAGCGCCTTTCCGCCGCTCTGGGCGTGCCGGTGGTCAGCACCGTCGGGCGGCGGGGACGCGGGGTCGAGCCCCTGACCCAGGCCCTCGACGACATGCTCGACGGCCGGGTCCGCATCGCCACTCGCCTGCCCGATTACGGCCCGCTCGAGGCGTCGCTCACGAAGATCCTCGAAGCCCTGCCGGACGGACTGCGCACCCGCTGGCTCGGGCTACATCTGCTGGAGGGCGAAAGCGACGCCCGATCTTTGATCGGAAAGTACCTGTCCGGCGAAGAACTCGAGCGCGTGCTGGAGGTGGCCACGGGTCAGCGCGCCGATTTCGCCCAGCGCCAGGGCATCAGCGTCGCCGATCACATCGTCGGTACCCGGGATCGTCATGCGCTGGAGATCGAGGCGGGCTGCATGCCTGGCGGGCAGCCGGGGCGCATCCCGCTGTCCGAGCGCGTCGACCGCGTGGTCCTGAACCGCTGGCTGGCGCCCGTGTTTCTGCTCGCGACCGTCTACGCGATCTACCACACGGCCATTGTGCAGGGCTACGAACTGACCCACTACACCTGGCCGCTGCTCGCCGGCATGCGCAACCTTGCCGCCGAATGGCTGCCCGCGGCGGGATTCCTCTACGATCCTTTGACCCGTTCGCTGGCGCTTTGGCTCATCGACAGCGTGAACACGCTGCTCAACTACGTGCCGATCTTCCTGATCCTGTTCGCGCTGATCGCGATCCTCGAGGACTCGGGCTACATGGCCCGGATCGCGTTCATCCTCGACCGGGTGCTGCACCGCTTCGGCTTGCACGGGCAGTCCACGCTGCCGTTCGTGCTCGGCGGTGTCTTCGCCGGCGGCTGTGCCGTTCCCGGAGTGATGGCCACTCGAGCGATCCCCGATCCGCGGGCCCGGCTCGCGACCATCCTGACCGTGCCCTACATGAACTGTCTGGCCAAGGTGCCGTTGTACACGCTGCTGATCGGTATCTTCTTCGTCGACCACAAGGGCCTGATGCTCTTCTTCATCGCGACCATCACGGTCATGGTCGCGTTGCTGGTCGCACGGCTGCTCACTGTGAGCGTGCTGCGGCCCATGGAAACCGTCCCGTTCGTGATGGAGATGCCGCGCTACCACCTCCCGACCGTGCGCGGCGTGTTGCGGCCCGCGTTCGACCGCACCTGGCTCTACATCAAGAAGGTCGGCACCATCGTACTGGCCGTCGCGGTGGTGATCTTCGTGCTGTTGAACCTGCCCGGACTGTCGAAGGACGAACGCGCGCAGTTCGACCAACGGGCGCAGGTGTCCCTGCAGACCTTTCACGCGTCGATCGCCGGCAACCCGCACGCCGAACGGTTCCAGGACCCTGGGATTCTGCTCGACGCCCTCAATCTGTCCTCGGCGTATCGCGCGCGGCGCATGAACCTGTCGACGCCCGAGGCCATTGCCGCACTCGACGCGCGGACCGAGGCGGCACACCCGGAGCTGTTCGCATACATCCGGCCTGGCGGCGGCGATCGCGACGTACGGGGCATCCAGCGGGCACTGCGCCAGCTCGACCAGGAACGGCGCACATTGCGGCTCGAGATGCAGGAGACGCGCATCGTCAACAGCCTGCTCGGTCGCGTCGGCCGGGCGCTGGAACCGGTCACCCAGGCTGCGGGCTTCGATTGGAAGATCAACGTCGCCCTGCTCAGCTCCTTCGCCGCCCGTGAGAGCTCGGTCGCAACGCTCGGCGTGCTGTTCCAGCAGGAGGAGGGCGGCGCGCAGACCCTGGAGCAACGCATGGGCGCGGCGATGAGCCACGAGCATGCGGCGCTGGTCGCCCTGTCGCTGATCGTGTTCTTCGCGATCTATCCGCCCTGCCTCGCCACCGCGATCATGGTCCGCATCCAGACCGCCTCGACCGGATGGATGCTGTTCTCGATCATCTTCCCGACTGTGCTCGGCCTGCTGCTGGCCAGCGCCGTATACACGACCGGGGTGCGCTACCAGCTCGATGCGCTGACGATGATGGCGAGCTTCTGGACCACCGCGCTCGCGCTGCTGCTGATCATCGGGCTATGGCCGCGCCGCCGGTCCACCCCACCGCCACGGTTGGCGGAAGACACCGGAGGTGCCTGA